The Coffea eugenioides isolate CCC68of chromosome 8, Ceug_1.0, whole genome shotgun sequence genome has a segment encoding these proteins:
- the LOC113781269 gene encoding putative lipid-binding protein AIR1, producing the protein MASMNTTRAIALFLCFNVLFFTFASACGGGCPPKPKPKPKPKPGKCPKDALKLGVCANVLSGLLNITIGNPPKKPCCTLIQGLADLEAAVCLCTAIKANILGINLDIPLSLSLLLNVCSKNVPKGFVCA; encoded by the coding sequence ATGGCCTCCATGAACACTACTAGGGCTATTGCTCTCTTTCTTTGTTTCAACGTTCTCTTTTTCACTTTTGCTAGTGCATGTGGAGGCGGTTGTCCTCCAAAACCAAAGCCAAAGCCAAAGCCAAAGCCAGGCAAATGCCCTAAGGATGCACTAAAATTAGGTGTATGTGCAAATGTCCTTAGCGGATTGCTTAATATTACTATTGGTAACCCTCCAAAGAAACCATGCTGCACATTGATTCAAGGTCTTGCTGACCTCGAGGCTGCTGTTTGCCTTTGCACCGCGATTAAAGCAAACATTCTAGGTATCAACCTTGACATCCCACTTTCCCTAAGCCTGCTCCTTAACGTCTGCAGCAAGAATGTCCCAAAGGGCTTCGTATGTGCCTAG
- the LOC113779557 gene encoding 14 kDa proline-rich protein DC2.15-like, which translates to MGSKATTTLALFLAFNLIFFTLVSACGDCPKPKPKPKPSPPPAVPCPPPPYSPTPNPPQKYCPRDALKLGVCANLLNIIGISIGSPPTEPCCSLLQGLADLEAALCLCTAIKANILGINLNVPVSLSVILNDCGKKVPNGFQCA; encoded by the coding sequence ATGGGTTCCAAGGCCACTACAACCCTAGCTCTCTTTCTTGCCTTTAACCTTATCTTTTTCACTCTGGTCAGTGCTTGTGGTGATTGCCCAAAACCAAAGCCAAAACCGAAGCCATCACCACCACCTGCTGTACCATGCCCTCCTCCTCCATATTCTCCTACTCCCAATCCTCCTCAAAAATATTGCCCAAGAGATGCCCTCAAACTGGGTGTATGTGCTAATTTGCTGAATATAATTGGGATCTCCATCGGATCTCCTCCAACAGAACCGTGTTGCTCTCTCCTTCAAGGCCTTGCTGACCTGGAGGCAGCTCTTTGCCTCTGCACAGCCATCAAAGCCAATATTTTGGGCATCAACCTTAATGTCCCAGTTTCCCTGAGCGTGATTCTGAATGATTGTGGCAAGAAGGTTCCAAACGGGTTCCAATGTGCCTAA